GATGACTGTTttgccggcgccggtggcgagggagatgccGAGGCGTTTGTGGCCTTGGGTTATGGAGGTCAGGACTGCTTGGATGCATTCTTCTTGGTAGGCGCGGAgttggatgggggttggtggtgattcTTGTGAGagacgggtggtggttgtggtgaaggGGCGGGAGGGCCAGAGTtggaaggaggtggttgggtcTTTGGGGGATTCTTTGAGACGGAGGGCGGTTTTGATGAGCCGCTTCATGATGGTTATGGTGAGCtagagtgagtgagtgagtaaATCTCGTGGACGGTGGGTGTGTAAGTCGTCTTTTCATTAAAAGAGGTCGTTGACGTTTGAGGTTGACAGCTGGTGAGGTGAAAGTTGCAGCTGGGGGCTGCTGTGCGGCTGTGTAATTGGTCAATTTTCTTCAGTGGGCGGACCGCCTGGGATTGCAGTACGCACCTCACTAACGCTTCGCTGCAACAGCTGCAGCATCACCGATGAGATTTGGGTTTCGACCGAGTTTTCCTCACCAATACATCAACAAACTCATGTTTCCAGGCGACCTGATCGATTTTATCTGTATTAGTGAGTTATCTCTCATACACCACCTATCAAAGGTAATGCTAACATCAATTACAGAATTGATCGAGGAACTAAAGTCACTGCTCATCACTCAAAACGAACGGTCTCCTCAAGTTAACATGGACATCGAGGACGGGTCAGATGGCCAAAGTCCCAATACTGGACCACGCTCCCGCCGGATATCTATGCCAATCAGATCTTCGGGGGTAGACCCAGCACTTATCGATCCGGAGATTTTAGGTTCCGACTGCGAGCGGGAGGAGCCCGAGCTCAATGAGTTTGATGATGCGGAAGAGCGCGAGTATGCCCCGTCAGATGCCTCCTCCGAGTACACTGCCCGGCCTGGTTCGGATGACGAAAATGACATCGATTCACCGCCAGACTACGACCTACCCGCGGAGCAACCACCCCAATCCAATCCAAAAAAACGTTCTctcagcaccacctccccccgccctctCAAACGCcgcaaaccaccaccccccttccgcCCCGCCTATCTCGACCTCCTGAACGAAGACATcgtctccgcctccaccaaattcctcccaccacccccctccttcccccccctaTCCGACTCCCAACACGGCCTCGCATACTGGACCGAAACCGAAAAGATCCTCCTCTTCGaatccctctcccgcctcggcccctccaaccccctcgccatATCCCAACGCCTCAAAACAAAATCCGAACTCGAAGTCTCAGCCtacatctccctcctcaaatcTTCGGCCGGTGGTTCAGACCCAATCCCCGTATCCGACATCCCTTCCGCAGTGGAACTCTCCCCAGCCCTCTGCCTAGCCCTCGAAGACGCCTCCGACGCCGTAGCAACAAAACAACTCACCCACGAACGGACCCTTGAATCTAACAAATGGGGCCCAGCACACTGGCTCATCACGCCCCAAAACATCGAAGAGATCGAACGTGATCCCGACCCCAAAATGCTCTTCCACCCGCTTTTTCGTCTGCGGACTTGGCTCAAGCTCTCGGAGCGGGTGTTTATGAACTCGAGGGTGGAAGACTATAACTACCGCACTTTTCTGCCGGAGAAGGGACAAAAACCGGGGATTCGTGCTACTGCGCTTGAGGATTTTTATTCTTTGGTCGTCTCCCTCACGCGAAGATTGGTGGCGACGTCTATTTTCATGGCAGAGGAGAGGATAGAccaaaagaggaagagtgCTTATCCCGAGATTAGCAGGCGGGTTTGGAAAGGGGATGTGAAGGCTGCGCTGCTGGCGGTGAATATGCCTAGTCCGGccaggaaggaaagggagaagttttggggagaggctgcgaggaggctgaggttgaaTGTTGTGGACGATAGTGCCCAGGACGGgaaggtgaggatggggtgggatcaggtggaggaggtgttgggggttcGGAcgacgggtggtggtggtcccgGTACCGCTGCTTCAGcgccagagggaggagatgatgacgaggggtCGGGATATGAGGAAGCCGAGCAATATGAGAATGAGAGCGAGTACTCGTTTGTGATTGATGGCTTGGCTGAGAAGCTGCctgtgttggaggaggtggaagaggcggTCAGGTTTAGTGCGTTGGAGTACCCTGATAGCaagcaggcgaggaagaccTTGAGGGACAGGATTAGGaatgagaaggagagggagggttaCGCAGACAAGCTTGATATGAGCGCGTcgcgggtggaggagaagaggttgtggGAGTTGCTGGGCCAGAAGCCGCCTGAGGGGATGGCACCGCTGGAGGAACCGGTGAGGCCGGCGGCCAGTAAAGGAAAAATAAAGACTGTGGCGGAGCTGATTGGGGGTTTTGATAGGGGTTTGAAgacagagggggaggtgccGAGCAATTGGGAGATGGAGTATGTCTTGTTGAAGCAAgcagagagggaaaaggagaaggccgggcgggagaggttgagggagctgAACAAGCacggggatgatgatgaatgatgtTGTGGGTCAtctttccaccaccttgactGGCATCATCAATCCATTTCAGAGTCTCAACCACAGAGCTTGTGAACCTATGTGTTTGACAGGCTGCATCAGCCCATTCAAGAGTCTCCTACAAAACATGTGCCTTTACCTCTAAATCACTCCCCACCCCTAAAAACCTCAtcaatcctcctcttcctatCCCAAACAACCTTATCATCACTCTTCCTCCTGAAATACAGAATCCGATGCTGCGGGATAAACTCCTCATCCGTCTGCTCAGTCTTCCAATCATCGAGTTCCTTCTCCTGCGCCCCCAAGAACCGATCCTCATACCCCACCACAAAATCCCCCGACTCCATCCTCGGATCCCACCTCAACCGGTTCATCACATCAATCGCGCTCCTCAGCTTCCCCTCTCTCGTCACAATAACAtactccttcttctttcccttcttcttcctccccttcttctcaacctcataatcctcctcgccgtcatcccccctctcttccaattcctcctcaccatcctcctcctcttccgtctcctcctccccggcgttcccctccccccagtccctcacatccaacaccaactccGGAAGCGAGGTCTGGTTAACCAGAGAGGCAGACATCCACCGATTCTGCGGATTAAAATACTTCTCATCCCCCCTGATCTGCCCCTCAAACCTCGGCAGCACACCCCGCAACTGCCCCAGCGCGTTCAGCAGCTCGCTCTTCCCCAAGCCCTCCGACGCCTTGTCCAGTCCAATGAGATAACACCCCCTGTACGACCCGCCATCCTCTGTCAGATCAGCCGCCTCGACAAACCTCGCTGGCCAGATCCTCGCGTGGAGGGAGGGACACTTCCTTCCTATGTCTACCAATAAAAGCGCACAGCGGGACTCGAACCACCCGAGAAAAGAGGCTCCTTTTGTGGGCGACAAGCCCCAGTAGGAGATATCGAGCTTGATATAGGTTTTGAACTGTGTTAAAAACGTCGTTGCGGGAGCCGAGAGAAAGGATGAccaggatggggaggaagaaagggCGGAAGCGGCAAGGGAGAATTCCCTTTGGAGGGTCAggacggaggggagggtggcggcggaggctgTGTTAAGGCCGGGAGGGAAGTACCccaggatggcgaggggtTCGCGGTAGGAGCGTGTATATTGCGGTACTGAGGTGTGAAAGCTTGGGTCGAAGACTAGATTGGTGGCAAAGTCAAAGGCGGAGTAATGGGTGAAGAAAGAGGTGATCAAATCCTCGACGGAAGGTTTGAATTTGGCAAGAAGCTTCTGCACGCgaacgaggaggatggcgactTGGATTCCCGATAGGTACCCAAAGCGGGCGGAGTAGACACCACGGGATCTAGCCCAGGTTTTGATGAAGCGGTGGGCTAGGCGGAAAGAGACAAGATCAGGGAGGGAACGGCGGAGGTAATCAATGTCGCGGATGGctttgagcttgttgagggTCTGCGGGGCGAGGGACCAGACGGGATCTTTGGCTGGGAGCCGGAGGACGTTGGGCCACTGTTGAGCAACGGAGGCGGCCGGGCAGTATTGGAGGTCCATTCTGACGCCTTGGACTTTGAGCTCGAGCATGGTGCCTGTGTTGGCTTTGACTCGGCGGAGAATGCGGACACCCTGGGTGGCGGCTTTTCGGAGGCATGAGGAGGcaacggagaagaaggtgttggagCTGAAGGGGCCGATGCAGCAGACGTCGATGTCGGATGAGGTTGTCCATACTCCGAGAGCGTATGAGCCCACGGGAACGACGACTACAGAAGATTGGAGTCTGGCGGCAGCGggggtcttggtggtggcgtcGAGAAGGAGAGTTTTGAGCAGCTCAAAAGCCTCTCTTCTCTGGgcagcttcctcctcgccgggGGTAACATTCAGCTCGGAGAGACAAGCCTTGATACCGCCAGCCCCCGAGAGTGCCTTTGGCGCCTTCTCAAGATAAGCAGGCACAACAAGCGGGTTTTCTGGCTCCTGTTCCTGTTGCATTTCCTCTTTCTCGTcatctccaaaccctcccatGCTGAGCACAGCCCGGATCCCCCAGTGGTCACTGGCGAAGGACTCCTCGACAGCATCTCCAACATGGCCCTTTTCCTGACCAAACATGTTGAACTCCTTCACATCGAGAAAATCCTCGCCGCGAACAAGAATCCGGTCATATCGCTGTGGCCAGATATTTCCACCACTCAAAGTCGCCGCAACACCATTGACAGGCGGATCCCATGTtgcaccaccatccttgTCCTCAGCAGTAACCTCCCAGGCATCCACCAAGCCGGCGTCCTTGAAAATAGTGTCCAATCCTTTCCACTGCTCAACCGTAACGTCCGAaacattcttcttctccagcgccTCCTGAATGGCCTCTTTCGAAGTAGCAATATTCCAATCCCCAGCCAGCACCCAAGGACACCCCCCATAATTCTCCTCCAAATAGCCAATCAACCTCTTGATATCCCCCTTCTTCGATGCCACCGCCCCATCACTAAGTCCATGACTGAGATGAACCACCGCCAGCACAACCGGCTTGAACTCATCCCCCTGCCACTTTCCCACATATCGAAACCTAACCACCAAAGCACCCTTGTGCTTCCTCTGGAAAGAAACAGATTCCCAGTCAAATGCGACCTTGCTCAAGACAACCATATTGAGAAAATTCGGCAGCGGCCCCATACCCGGCTGATCAGGTGGTCCGTGAGAGCAATACGGATACCGATTCGAGACTCTCTCATCACTGAGCAGAAACGACAGGAACCCATCCGTGACCTCCTGCAAGACCAGCGCGTCCGCGTCGGCCTTGTCGTCGAGAATGTTGTTCACAAGGAGGGGATACCGGTCCTCTTTTTGTGGGTACTCAAACTCAGCGAGAACGTTATAACTCGCCACCGTCAACGTCTTTCTCCCTTGCCCTTCGTCGCTGTCATCTCGATCATAGTCCCCCTCCTGAGcaaccccccaaatccgcatctcctcatcccagTACACCGTCCTCCCGCTCATCAGCTCATCTCTATAccccttctcttccctcGTCTCTCCCAAAAACCTCTGATCAAACCCCCTCGTCTCTTCCAAAACCGTCACTTTCCCATCATGCACCCCCACCGTCCCCCAAAGTCTCATCTTCCCAttttccctcctcaaaatcacCAGTTCTTCCACTCTGAAATAAAACCCCGACATCAGACCCAACTTTCCCATCAAATTCTCCCACTCCTTCCCCCCTACCTCGCCCGCAGCCTGGCCCATGGTCAAATGCATCTTAAAGGGTCGATCATCCTTCCCCTCTACCCCCCGTTTCTTAAATCCACTGACAAGATCATGAACAAGGTCTCTGAGCTGTTCACGCTGGTCTTGGTAGGGGGAAGTGAGGAAACAGACACTTTCGTTGCGGCGGGGAAAGTGTCCTGGCTGAGTGAGTGCAATCGTAAATGGGTCAGGGGTTGTTTTCCGGGTGGAGAGGATTGAGGAAATGATGTGAGaagcggtggggagggaggaaggggggcaGAAGGGGTAAATGAGGTTGACGTGGGGTGGCCATTTGTGGGAGGCGGCGTCGTAGAGGGAGCGGATGCGGTTAAGGGTTGGCCATTGGGACTCGtaggggaggatggcgagggctGTGTCGTATGAGTTGAATGAGGAGTCGAATGAGGGTTCGTCGGTCGCcatggctgttgttggcgacTAAAACTTGATAGAGATTTATCGAGGTTGTAAAAGGGGGGTATAAGTGGTGTGAAAGTGAAGCTATTCGCAGTTGTCAACTGTGTCGTGTCGATCGTGAAAGAGATCAGTGATGTCGCCCTGTTACACTGCGATGAAATAAATCGATATCGAATCTGATAGCAACTCAAACACGAACCCAGATCCAAGGACCGCTCAGTCTTATACATGACCTCACATCTCACCATACCCAACGACGCATTCCCACAGCATCAATGACTGCTTCCCCGCATTGGCGGTGCCCAGCTCGCCAATTCCCACCGCTTAAGCCGCTTTTGGGGTCTATCGGAGCCCGCTAACGCAGGTACGACCACTAAAGAGACCCTGGAATCACTCCGGTGAGTCACTGGCCGGTGTTTACTCGATAGAACGGCATACTTCTTGCAGGTCGCGAGAAGGAATGAGGTTTGCTGGGCGAAAATGCCTTGCCGTGATGAATTGTAGCAGACGGTCTACTCGATTCGGCGATATGTGCAAGTGATAGACCTATACTCGCTTCTTCTGAAAATGAAAAAGACAATGGTTGAAATTGGCACCGAGTCTGGAAGTCATCGTGGCGCAGCACCTCTGCCGGACAGCTCCAAGCCCGCGATGTCAGGTTGTGAGAGGCTGATGGTCGAACCGGCTGTGCGGTTGGTGTCGCTGCCAATAAGCAATCCGCATTCTGATGAAAAAGGaaggatggtgttgaagagagaGTCCGCCGGTTTGTGGGGTGGAAGAGTGTATTGGGTGGGGTTGTTCTCGAAAATGTGTTAGTGCATTGCTGCAAACAGTTGCGGGAACACTAACATTCTGTGGagcacatcaacctccaGCCAGCCCAATTACAGCGATATGTTGTTGTTCGAGTTCATCAGCCGCAGTTTCTCTTAAATATGGTGGGCATCTTGAACGGTTCACGTTGGCCCCTTCTACCTGATATCCAGCCTTATATTTGAAGCCATTCTCATGTTCACGAAGTGAAGCAAATGTCGAAAGTGTCTTaaaccaccatcaacctcaccctcccatGTCTTCTTGATCCAGGGGTAATCCTCCCTCAAAATGACACCCGAAAGATTCAACATCCCCCGAGCCTTCAACTGGATCCTCCCAGCCCAAGTCTTGCTAGCCGCAGTAGCCATCTACTCCTCCACTTACGTCTTCAACCTAGCCACAATCACAACaatcctcaccatcatcgccgtAAGTAGGTTCCCTCCTCATATCCCCAATATATCACTCACTAACCCCCCCAGACCagcatccacctcctcctagccctctccctctgcctcaTACATTCCATCCCAACCCGAAACACCCACCAAATattcatcacccccatcctcctcctcctcctcctcctcctcctcctcggcaccggCCTCTGGGCCGCCAGCCTCTGCTATCACGCCAAACAagtcgacctcctcctcacctacccactcctctcccaaaccaccacccaacccctcacccCAACCTGGTCCAAAATCGGCCTCGCAACCACCGCCCTAAACCTCTTTCTCGatctcgccctcctcctactcaccctctccaccatcatcgaccaaaacccatcaccaccaccaccacccttacCAACAACCATCAGttacccccaacaacagtcCCAttacaccacccaccaccaattcaccacaccaacctcccctatccctcccgtcccccctATCCCAAGCACCTACTactcccccgccatccccgaATCACGCATTTAAAGATAGCTACCATTCCTCTCAAGAAAATAAGTACTCCTCTCAAAATGATATACACGCCTTTCAACATAGCCAACACGCCCTTATGCCTAAAGATAATCAGCACCCCTTCaaaacccaccaacccatccaatACCTCTAAAACAAAACCATACAAATAACACAAGTACGCATCATACACATCATGCACatacacaccaccatcaaccaagTAAGGGCTGGTAAAACACAAACTACACGCTTCATCCACACCCCTACTAACTACATCGCTACATCATCTACATTCCTCGCACTAATTTCCCCCAACAACTTGACCCCCTGATCAACACAAACCAACCAGTATGATTTCATACCTCCCCCATCTTacagaaagaaagaaaaaaccgCTGTTGAAACAAGACTGCCGAACAAAAGTATCGTCTGCTGTTGTGTAATGCCCTCCTTTTCGAATCAGACATGCCTCATTCATGATTCGATTTGCCATTTACGTCCGCATCCTCTCCAGCACTGGATCCTGCACCTGTTTAAGAACTTGCTCCAGAACTTGCTCCAGAACTTGCTCCAGAACTTGCTCCAGAACTTGCTCCCCCATTTACTCCATCACTTCCTCCCCCATT
The window above is part of the Podospora bellae-mahoneyi strain CBS 112042 chromosome 3, whole genome shotgun sequence genome. Proteins encoded here:
- a CDS encoding hypothetical protein (EggNog:ENOG503NZ0N; COG:A), with amino-acid sequence MATDEPSFDSSFNSYDTALAILPYESQWPTLNRIRSLYDAASHKWPPHVNLIYPFCPPSSLPTASHIISSILSTRKTTPDPFTIALTQPGHFPRRNESVCFLTSPYQDQREQLRDLVHDLVSGFKKRGVEGKDDRPFKMHLTMGQAAGEVGGKEWENLMGKLGLMSGFYFRVEELVILRRENGKMRLWGTVGVHDGKVTVLEETRGFDQRFLGETREEKGYRDELMSGRTVYWDEEMRIWGVAQEGDYDRDDSDEGQGRKTLTVASYNVLAEFEYPQKEDRYPLLVNNILDDKADADALVLQEVTDGFLSFLLSDERVSNRYPYCSHGPPDQPGMGPLPNFLNMVVLSKVAFDWESVSFQRKHKGALVVRFRYVGKWQGDEFKPVVLAVVHLSHGLSDGAVASKKGDIKRLIGYLEENYGGCPWVLAGDWNIATSKEAIQEALEKKNVSDVTVEQWKGLDTIFKDAGLVDAWEVTAEDKDGGATWDPPVNGVAATLSGGNIWPQRYDRILVRGEDFLDVKEFNMFGQEKGHVGDAVEESFASDHWGIRAVLSMGGFGDDEKEEMQQEQEPENPLVVPAYLEKAPKALSGAGGIKACLSELNVTPGEEEAAQRREAFELLKTLLLDATTKTPAAARLQSSVVVVPVGSYALGVWTTSSDIDVCCIGPFSSNTFFSVASSCLRKAATQGVRILRRVKANTGTMLELKVQGVRMDLQYCPAASVAQQWPNVLRLPAKDPVWSLAPQTLNKLKAIRDIDYLRRSLPDLVSFRLAHRFIKTWARSRGVYSARFGYLSGIQVAILLVRVQKLLAKFKPSVEDLITSFFTHYSAFDFATNLVFDPSFHTSVPQYTRSYREPLAILGYFPPGLNTASAATLPSVLTLQREFSLAASALSSSPSWSSFLSAPATTFLTQFKTYIKLDISYWGLSPTKGASFLGWFESRCALLLVDIGRKCPSLHARIWPARFVEAADLTEDGGSYRGCYLIGLDKASEGLGKSELLNALGQLRGVLPRFEGQIRGDEKYFNPQNRWMSASLVNQTSLPELVLDVRDWGEGNAGEEETEEEEDGEEELEERGDDGEEDYEVEKKGRKKKGKKKEYVIVTREGKLRSAIDVMNRLRWDPRMESGDFVVGYEDRFLGAQEKELDDWKTEQTDEEFIPQHRILYFRRKSDDKVVWDRKRRIDEVFRGGE
- a CDS encoding hypothetical protein (EggNog:ENOG503Q02I); translated protein: MTPERFNIPRAFNWILPAQVLLAAVAIYSSTYVFNLATITTILTIIATSIHLLLALSLCLIHSIPTRNTHQIFITPILLLLLLLLLLGTGLWAASLCYHAKQVDLLLTYPLLSQTTTQPLTPTWSKIGLATTALNLFLDLALLLLTLSTIIDQNPSPPPPPLPTTISYPQQQSHYTTHHQFTTPTSPIPPVPPIPSTYYSPAIPESRI
- a CDS encoding hypothetical protein (EggNog:ENOG503P1SV), coding for MRFGFRPSFPHQYINKLMFPGDLIDFICIKLIEELKSLLITQNERSPQVNMDIEDGSDGQSPNTGPRSRRISMPIRSSGVDPALIDPEILGSDCEREEPELNEFDDAEEREYAPSDASSEYTARPGSDDENDIDSPPDYDLPAEQPPQSNPKKRSLSTTSPRPLKRRKPPPPFRPAYLDLLNEDIVSASTKFLPPPPSFPPLSDSQHGLAYWTETEKILLFESLSRLGPSNPLAISQRLKTKSELEVSAYISLLKSSAGGSDPIPVSDIPSAVELSPALCLALEDASDAVATKQLTHERTLESNKWGPAHWLITPQNIEEIERDPDPKMLFHPLFRLRTWLKLSERVFMNSRVEDYNYRTFLPEKGQKPGIRATALEDFYSLVVSLTRRLVATSIFMAEERIDQKRKSAYPEISRRVWKGDVKAALLAVNMPSPARKEREKFWGEAARRLRLNVVDDSAQDGKVRMGWDQVEEVLGVRTTGGGGPGTAASAPEGGDDDEGSGYEEAEQYENESEYSFVIDGLAEKLPVLEEVEEAVRFSALEYPDSKQARKTLRDRIRNEKEREGYADKLDMSASRVEEKRLWELLGQKPPEGMAPLEEPVRPAASKGKIKTVAELIGGFDRGLKTEGEVPSNWEMEYVLLKQAEREKEKAGRERLRELNKHGDDDE